One Streptomyces sp. L2 genomic window carries:
- a CDS encoding helical backbone metal receptor produces MRVVSLVPSLTEAVAVSLPGVLVGATDWCGHPAGLDVVRVGGTKNPDVERIAALAPDLVLANEEENRAPDLDALRAAGREVLVTEVRTVPQAFTELDRVLTACGAPVRPRWLDRAEAAWTALPAPTERRTAVVPIWRRPWMVLGRDTFAGDVLARLGVDHLHASHAERYPRVPLPELVAAAPDLVVLPDEPYAFTADDGPEAFPGLSCALVSGRHLTWYGPSLTEAPRVLSEALRAAGR; encoded by the coding sequence ATGCGGGTCGTCTCCCTGGTGCCCTCCCTGACGGAGGCCGTCGCGGTGTCTTTGCCGGGCGTCCTCGTCGGCGCCACCGACTGGTGCGGCCATCCGGCCGGCCTGGACGTCGTCCGCGTCGGCGGCACCAAGAACCCGGACGTGGAGCGGATCGCCGCCCTCGCCCCCGACCTGGTGCTGGCGAACGAGGAGGAGAACCGCGCCCCCGACCTCGACGCCCTGCGCGCGGCGGGCCGGGAGGTCCTCGTCACCGAGGTGCGGACCGTGCCGCAGGCGTTCACCGAACTCGACCGGGTGCTGACGGCGTGCGGTGCGCCGGTACGGCCGCGGTGGCTGGACCGGGCCGAGGCCGCCTGGACCGCGCTGCCCGCACCGACGGAGCGCAGGACAGCGGTCGTACCGATCTGGCGCCGCCCCTGGATGGTCCTCGGCCGGGACACCTTCGCGGGTGACGTGCTGGCCCGCCTCGGCGTGGACCACCTGCACGCGTCCCACGCCGAGCGCTACCCCCGCGTGCCCCTGCCCGAACTGGTCGCGGCGGCCCCGGACCTCGTCGTCCTGCCCGACGAGCCCTACGCCTTCACCGCGGACGACGGCCCGGAAGCCTTCCCCGGTCTGAGCTGTGCTCTTGTCAGCGGGCGGCACCTGACCTGGTACGGCCCCTCGCTCACCGAGGCGCCCCGCGTCCTGTCCGAGGCCCTGCGGGCGGCCGGCCGCTGA
- a CDS encoding LysR family transcriptional regulator produces MSDDDYRVAGAGSLAHRVPDLGALELLLAVARLGSLGAAAREVGITQPAASSRIRSMERQLGVALVDRSPRGSRLTDAGALVTDWARRIVEAAAVFDAGAQALRDRRDSRLRVAASMTIAEYLLPGWLLALHAERPDTAVSLLAGNSAKVAELLLADEADLGFVEGLSVPAGLDATVIAHDRLIVVTSPGHPWTRRRRPVTPEELAATPLILRERGSGTRQVLDAALGGLARPLIELSSTTAVKASAVSGAGPSVLSELAVGEELATRRLVRIPVEGILLRRDLRAVWPTGHRPTGPARELLSLTQG; encoded by the coding sequence ATGAGCGACGACGACTACAGGGTCGCGGGCGCGGGCTCGCTGGCGCACCGGGTGCCGGACCTCGGTGCGCTGGAGCTGCTGCTGGCCGTGGCCCGGCTGGGCAGCCTCGGGGCGGCGGCCCGGGAGGTCGGCATCACCCAGCCGGCCGCCAGCAGCCGTATCCGCTCCATGGAACGGCAGTTGGGCGTCGCCCTCGTCGACCGCTCACCGCGCGGCTCCCGGCTCACGGACGCGGGCGCCCTGGTCACCGACTGGGCGCGGCGGATCGTGGAGGCGGCGGCCGTCTTCGATGCGGGCGCGCAGGCGCTGCGGGACCGGCGGGACTCCCGGCTGCGGGTCGCGGCGAGCATGACGATCGCGGAGTACCTGCTGCCCGGGTGGCTCCTGGCGCTCCACGCCGAACGCCCCGACACGGCGGTGTCGCTGCTCGCGGGGAACTCGGCGAAGGTCGCGGAACTGCTGCTCGCCGACGAGGCCGACCTCGGCTTCGTCGAGGGGCTCTCGGTCCCGGCCGGGCTCGACGCCACGGTGATCGCCCACGACCGGCTGATCGTCGTCACGTCCCCCGGCCATCCGTGGACGCGGCGCCGGCGCCCCGTGACCCCCGAGGAACTCGCGGCCACTCCGCTGATTCTCCGCGAACGCGGGTCCGGAACCCGGCAGGTCCTGGACGCGGCGCTCGGCGGGCTGGCCCGCCCGCTGATCGAACTCTCCTCCACGACGGCGGTGAAGGCGTCGGCGGTCAGCGGGGCGGGCCCCTCCGTCCTCAGCGAGCTCGCCGTCGGCGAGGAACTGGCGACGCGGCGCCTGGTCCGCATCCCCGTAGAAGGCATCCTCCTACGCCGCGACCTCAGAGCAGTCTGGCCCACAGGCCACCGCCCCACGGGCCCAGCAAGGGAACTGCTCTCGCTGACCCAGGGATGA
- a CDS encoding XRE family transcriptional regulator gives MGDHKEQQSVRVGAAVRRRRRALELTLAVVAERSGLSVPFLSQVENDKARPSRGSLEKLADALRTTAVELLAAADPAASVDVVRAESAEGDFSPRFRSLVRGHHQLHASEFTGDHDAGREFQHRNDELMYVADGAVEIEAEGRAYRLGRGDTLYLTGGVRHRWRATVPDTRVIVVAVAEHIEAVKDRTR, from the coding sequence ATGGGCGACCACAAGGAGCAGCAGTCGGTGCGGGTGGGCGCGGCCGTCCGGCGGCGCCGGCGCGCGCTGGAGCTGACCCTCGCCGTGGTGGCCGAGCGCAGCGGTCTCTCCGTGCCCTTCCTCAGCCAGGTCGAGAACGACAAGGCCCGCCCGAGCCGCGGCTCCCTGGAGAAGCTCGCCGACGCCCTGCGCACCACGGCCGTGGAACTCCTCGCCGCCGCCGACCCCGCGGCCAGCGTGGACGTCGTCCGCGCCGAGTCCGCCGAGGGCGACTTCTCCCCCCGGTTCCGCTCCCTGGTGCGGGGCCACCACCAGTTGCACGCCTCCGAGTTCACCGGCGACCACGACGCGGGCCGCGAGTTCCAGCACCGCAACGACGAGCTGATGTACGTCGCCGACGGAGCGGTGGAGATCGAGGCCGAGGGCCGCGCGTACCGCCTCGGTCGCGGCGACACCCTGTACCTGACCGGTGGGGTGCGCCACCGCTGGCGGGCCACCGTCCCCGACACGCGGGTGATCGTGGTGGCGGTCGCCGAGCACATCGAGGCGGTCAAGGACCGGACGCGGTAG